The Synchiropus splendidus isolate RoL2022-P1 chromosome 8, RoL_Sspl_1.0, whole genome shotgun sequence genome has a window encoding:
- the msh4 gene encoding mutS protein homolog 4 isoform X2, which yields MLCSSTENATTGDSSDSGGAVWTQVSASDQPPAESTSNIPGSASSSVSPHPRLPALPTAATGRFQLPNPSFLSLTSDSSSRRHVGTPRARATPGSSGGPRAQTPASGHAGASCSSATSASGASVVVAVVEGSGLARGQIGMASLDLRCPELIVSQFADTGTYAKVITKLNILVPKEILMPDTASDRGKGSKLFNLITQNFQGVAFTAIRRKYFNEKKGLEYIQQLCTPEFDTVLMEVQMKYYCLSAVAALLKYLEFSQNSLYPAKSLKVVFKGSEQTAMIDWASASNLELVINNSNHSNHTLLGVLNHTKTAGGARRLRSSILEPLMDADTINIRLDSVQEMLLNEELFFGLKDAVSHFLDIDQLLSVLVRVPKQQTIQAAEAKITHVIQLKHTLNLVPRLTTVLSNCHTALLKAYSASLNDHRFDLILKQIHTVISDNTSYVRGVLDMRTQKCFAVRPNINEFLDIARRAYAEIVEDIAGLVDLMSEKYGAPMRTSFSSSRGFFIQMKRHVNAFPDGRLPAEFIKVTKNKDSYAFTTDDLVKLNDRCNHALREIYHMSSVVVGRLLSTIHENIHCLYKLSEAVSMLDMLLSLANACTLSDYVRPEFTDTLAIKGGRHPILERMSVQQTVANNSFISEGSNFIIITGPNMSGKSTYLKQVALCQIMAQIGSFVPAEYASFRVADQIFTRIGVEDDLENKCSSFMVEMKEVSYIFRNVNDRSLIIIDELGRSTSAEDGFGICLAICELLMGLKAFTLFATHFLELCQSLESLHPNVEVQQMEVQHTRDADTGAESVVYTHTLTQGCTEERHYGLHAAGLTSLPASAIQEAKTIACNIKQQFLDKLVKDAEAQKERAHYQLATRLQQAARNSRLDPDSLREYLRGLKTQYEAELQAVDEAEPEDTA from the exons ATGCTGTGCAGCAGCACCGAGAACGCGACCACCGGCGACAGCTCCGACAGTGGGGGAGCGGTGTGGACTCAGGTGTCAGCCTCTGACCAACCACCCGCAGAGTCCACCTCCAACATCCCGGGATCCGCTTCTTCCTCGGTCTCCCCTCACCCGCGTTTGCCAGCACTCcccacagcagcaacag GAAGGTTCCAGTTACCGAATCCTTCTTTCCTGTCTCTTACATCGGACAGCTCCTCCCGCCGCCATGTTGGAACACCCAGGGCACGAGCCACGCCCGGTTCATCCGGAGGCCCCCGCGCCCAGACGCCAGCCTCCGGCCACGCTG GTGCCAGTTGCTCCTCTGCGACCTCAGCATCTGGGGCCTCTGTGGTGGTGGCGGTGGTGGAGGGCAGCGGTCTGGCCAGGGGCCAGATCGGCATGGCCAGTCTGGACCTCAGATGTCCAGAGCTCATCGTGTCTCAGTTTGCAGACACCGGAACTTATGCCAAA GTCATCACAAAGCTGAACATCCTGGTTCCCAAGGAGATACTGATGCCAGACACTGCTTCTGACAGAGGCAAGGGGAGCAAACTATTCAACCTCATCACACAGAACTTCCAG GGAGTTGCTTTCACTGCGATCCGGAGGAAATACTTTAATGAGAAGAAAGGTCTGGAGTACATTCAGCAGCTGTGCACTCCGGAATTTGACACTGTGCTTATGGAAGTGCAAATGAA ATACTATTGCCTGTCCGCTGTGGCCGCGCTCCTCAAATACCTGGAGTTCAGTCAGAATAGTCTGTACCCGGCCAAGTCCCTCAAAGTGGTCTTCAAGGGGAGCGAGCAGACCGCCATGATTGACTGGGCCTCTGCTTCCAACTTGGAGCTGGTGATCAACAACAGCAACCACAG CAACCACACTCTGCTCGGTGTGCTCAACCACACCAAGACAGCCGGAGGAGCGAGGCGGCTGCGCTCTTCCATTCTGGAGCCCCTGATGGATGCGGACACCATCAACATTCGCTTGGACTCGGTTCAAGAAATGCTGCTGAACGAAGAGCTTTTCTTTGGACTGAAAGACG CCGTCAGTCACTTCCTGGACATCGACCAGCTGCTCTCCGTTCTTGTCCGCGTCCCCAAACAGCAGACT ATCCAGGCGGCCGAGGCGAAGATCACACATGTCATCCAGCTGAAGCACACGCTGAACCTGGTGCCCCGATTaaca ACTGTGCTGAGCAACTGCCACACTGCCCTGCTAAAAGCTTACAGCGCGTCCCTGAACGACCACAG ATTCGACCTGATCCTGAAGCAGATCCACACCGTGATCTCCGACAACACCAGCTACGTGAGAGGGGTCCTCGACATGCGCACCCAGAAATGCTTTGCCGTGCGGCCGAACATCAACGAGTTCCTGGACATCGCCCGGCGAGCCTACGCGGAGATTGTGGAAGACATTGCAG GCCTAGTGGACCTGATGTCTGAGAAGTACGGCGCACCTATGAGGACCAGCTTCAGCTCTTCCCGAGGCTTCTTCATTCAAATGAAGCGGCATGTGAACGCTTTTCCCGATGGCAGACTTCCTGCTGAGTTCATCAAG GTGACCAAGAACAAAGATAGCTATGCCTTCACCACCGATGACCTGGTGAAGCTGAACGACCGCTGCAACCACGCCCTGAGAGAGATCTACCACATGTCCTCCGT GGTGGTGGGTCGCCTGCTCAGCACCATCCATGAGAACATCCACTGCCTCTACAAGCTCTCGGAGGCCGTCTCCATGCTGGACATGCTGCTGTCACTGGCCAACGCCTGCACCCTGTCTGACTACG TCCGCCCTGAGTTCACCGACACGCTGGCCATCAAAGGAGGTCGACACCCCATTCTGGAGCGCATGTCTGTCCAGCAGACGGTGGCCAACAACAGCTTCATCTCCGAGGGCAGCAACTTTATCATCATCACCGGGCCCAACATGAGCGGCAAATCCACCTATCTcaagcaggtggcgctgtgccAGATCATGGCTCAGATCG GCTCCTTCGTCCCGGCGGAATACGCCTCTTTCCGTGTGGCAGATCAGATCTTCACCCGGATCGGAGTGGAAGATGACCTGGAAAACAAGTGCTCCTCCTTCatggtggagatgaaggag GTCTCCTACATCTTCCGCAACGTCAACGACCGCTCTCTTATCATCATCGATGAGTTGGGGCGGAGCACCAGTGCCGAGGATGGCTTCGGCATCTGCCTCGCCATCTGCGAGTTGCTCATGGGCTTAAAG GCGTTCACTCTTTTCGCCACTCACTTCCTGGAGCTGTGCCAGTCCCTGGAGTCTCTGCACCCAAACGTGGAGGTCCAGCAGATGGAGGTGCAGCACACCCGGGATGCTGACACGGGAGCTGAGAGTGTGGTGTACACGCACACGCTGACCCAAGGCTGCACTGAGGAGAGGCATTATG GTTTGCATGCAGCAGgactgacgtcacttcctgccAGTGCAATCCAGGAAGCCAAGACAATAGCATGCAACATCAAGCAGCAGTTTTTG GACAAACTTGTGAAAGATGCAGAGGCACAGAAAGAGAGAGCACATTACCAGCTAGCCACTCGCCTCCAGCAGGCAGCCAGGAACTCCCGACTGGACCCGGACAGCCTGAGGGAGTATCTGAGGGGCCTGAAGACACAGTACGAGGCCGAGCTACAGGCCGTCGACGAAGCAGAGCCTGAGGACACGGCCTAG
- the msh4 gene encoding mutS protein homolog 4 isoform X4 yields the protein MLCSSTENATTGDSSDSGGAVWTQVSASDQPPAESTSNIPGSASSSVSPHPRLPALPTAATGRFQLPNPSFLSLTSDSSSRRHVGTPRARATPGSSGGPRAQTPASGHAGASCSSATSASGASVVVAVVEGSGLARGQIGMASLDLRCPELIVSQFADTGTYAKVITKLNILVPKEILMPDTASDRGKGSKLFNLITQNFQGVAFTAIRRKYFNEKKGLEYIQQLCTPEFDTVLMEVQMKYYCLSAVAALLKYLEFSQNSLYPAKSLKVVFKGSEQTAMIDWASASNLELVINNSNHRSNHTLLGVLNHTKTAGGARRLRSSILEPLMDADTINIRLDSVQEMLLNEELFFGLKDAVSHFLDIDQLLSVLVRVPKQQTIQAAEAKITHVIQLKHTLNLVPRLTTVLSNCHTALLKAYSASLNDHRFDLILKQIHTVISDNTSYVRGVLDMRTQKCFAVRPNINEFLDIARRAYAEIVEDIAGLVDLMSEKYGAPMRTSFSSSRGFFIQMKRHVNAFPDGRLPAEFIKVTKNKDSYAFTTDDLVKLNDRCNHALREIYHMSSVVVGRLLSTIHENIHCLYKLSEAVSMLDMLLSLANACTLSDYVRPEFTDTLAIKGGRHPILERMSVQQTVANNSFISEGSNFIIITGPNMSGKSTYLKQVALCQIMAQIGSFVPAEYASFRVADQIFTRIGVEDDLENKCSSFMVEMKEVSYIFRNVNDRSLIIIDELGRSTSAEDGFGICLAICELLMGLKAFTLFATHFLELCQSLESLHPNVEVQQMEVQHTRDADTGAESVVYTHTLTQGCTEERHYGLHAAGLTSLPASAIQEAKTIACNIKQQFLAARNSRLDPDSLREYLRGLKTQYEAELQAVDEAEPEDTA from the exons ATGCTGTGCAGCAGCACCGAGAACGCGACCACCGGCGACAGCTCCGACAGTGGGGGAGCGGTGTGGACTCAGGTGTCAGCCTCTGACCAACCACCCGCAGAGTCCACCTCCAACATCCCGGGATCCGCTTCTTCCTCGGTCTCCCCTCACCCGCGTTTGCCAGCACTCcccacagcagcaacag GAAGGTTCCAGTTACCGAATCCTTCTTTCCTGTCTCTTACATCGGACAGCTCCTCCCGCCGCCATGTTGGAACACCCAGGGCACGAGCCACGCCCGGTTCATCCGGAGGCCCCCGCGCCCAGACGCCAGCCTCCGGCCACGCTG GTGCCAGTTGCTCCTCTGCGACCTCAGCATCTGGGGCCTCTGTGGTGGTGGCGGTGGTGGAGGGCAGCGGTCTGGCCAGGGGCCAGATCGGCATGGCCAGTCTGGACCTCAGATGTCCAGAGCTCATCGTGTCTCAGTTTGCAGACACCGGAACTTATGCCAAA GTCATCACAAAGCTGAACATCCTGGTTCCCAAGGAGATACTGATGCCAGACACTGCTTCTGACAGAGGCAAGGGGAGCAAACTATTCAACCTCATCACACAGAACTTCCAG GGAGTTGCTTTCACTGCGATCCGGAGGAAATACTTTAATGAGAAGAAAGGTCTGGAGTACATTCAGCAGCTGTGCACTCCGGAATTTGACACTGTGCTTATGGAAGTGCAAATGAA ATACTATTGCCTGTCCGCTGTGGCCGCGCTCCTCAAATACCTGGAGTTCAGTCAGAATAGTCTGTACCCGGCCAAGTCCCTCAAAGTGGTCTTCAAGGGGAGCGAGCAGACCGCCATGATTGACTGGGCCTCTGCTTCCAACTTGGAGCTGGTGATCAACAACAGCAACCACAG AAGCAACCACACTCTGCTCGGTGTGCTCAACCACACCAAGACAGCCGGAGGAGCGAGGCGGCTGCGCTCTTCCATTCTGGAGCCCCTGATGGATGCGGACACCATCAACATTCGCTTGGACTCGGTTCAAGAAATGCTGCTGAACGAAGAGCTTTTCTTTGGACTGAAAGACG CCGTCAGTCACTTCCTGGACATCGACCAGCTGCTCTCCGTTCTTGTCCGCGTCCCCAAACAGCAGACT ATCCAGGCGGCCGAGGCGAAGATCACACATGTCATCCAGCTGAAGCACACGCTGAACCTGGTGCCCCGATTaaca ACTGTGCTGAGCAACTGCCACACTGCCCTGCTAAAAGCTTACAGCGCGTCCCTGAACGACCACAG ATTCGACCTGATCCTGAAGCAGATCCACACCGTGATCTCCGACAACACCAGCTACGTGAGAGGGGTCCTCGACATGCGCACCCAGAAATGCTTTGCCGTGCGGCCGAACATCAACGAGTTCCTGGACATCGCCCGGCGAGCCTACGCGGAGATTGTGGAAGACATTGCAG GCCTAGTGGACCTGATGTCTGAGAAGTACGGCGCACCTATGAGGACCAGCTTCAGCTCTTCCCGAGGCTTCTTCATTCAAATGAAGCGGCATGTGAACGCTTTTCCCGATGGCAGACTTCCTGCTGAGTTCATCAAG GTGACCAAGAACAAAGATAGCTATGCCTTCACCACCGATGACCTGGTGAAGCTGAACGACCGCTGCAACCACGCCCTGAGAGAGATCTACCACATGTCCTCCGT GGTGGTGGGTCGCCTGCTCAGCACCATCCATGAGAACATCCACTGCCTCTACAAGCTCTCGGAGGCCGTCTCCATGCTGGACATGCTGCTGTCACTGGCCAACGCCTGCACCCTGTCTGACTACG TCCGCCCTGAGTTCACCGACACGCTGGCCATCAAAGGAGGTCGACACCCCATTCTGGAGCGCATGTCTGTCCAGCAGACGGTGGCCAACAACAGCTTCATCTCCGAGGGCAGCAACTTTATCATCATCACCGGGCCCAACATGAGCGGCAAATCCACCTATCTcaagcaggtggcgctgtgccAGATCATGGCTCAGATCG GCTCCTTCGTCCCGGCGGAATACGCCTCTTTCCGTGTGGCAGATCAGATCTTCACCCGGATCGGAGTGGAAGATGACCTGGAAAACAAGTGCTCCTCCTTCatggtggagatgaaggag GTCTCCTACATCTTCCGCAACGTCAACGACCGCTCTCTTATCATCATCGATGAGTTGGGGCGGAGCACCAGTGCCGAGGATGGCTTCGGCATCTGCCTCGCCATCTGCGAGTTGCTCATGGGCTTAAAG GCGTTCACTCTTTTCGCCACTCACTTCCTGGAGCTGTGCCAGTCCCTGGAGTCTCTGCACCCAAACGTGGAGGTCCAGCAGATGGAGGTGCAGCACACCCGGGATGCTGACACGGGAGCTGAGAGTGTGGTGTACACGCACACGCTGACCCAAGGCTGCACTGAGGAGAGGCATTATG GTTTGCATGCAGCAGgactgacgtcacttcctgccAGTGCAATCCAGGAAGCCAAGACAATAGCATGCAACATCAAGCAGCAGTTTTTG GCAGCCAGGAACTCCCGACTGGACCCGGACAGCCTGAGGGAGTATCTGAGGGGCCTGAAGACACAGTACGAGGCCGAGCTACAGGCCGTCGACGAAGCAGAGCCTGAGGACACGGCCTAG
- the msh4 gene encoding mutS protein homolog 4 isoform X1, which translates to MLCSSTENATTGDSSDSGGAVWTQVSASDQPPAESTSNIPGSASSSVSPHPRLPALPTAATGRFQLPNPSFLSLTSDSSSRRHVGTPRARATPGSSGGPRAQTPASGHAGASCSSATSASGASVVVAVVEGSGLARGQIGMASLDLRCPELIVSQFADTGTYAKVITKLNILVPKEILMPDTASDRGKGSKLFNLITQNFQGVAFTAIRRKYFNEKKGLEYIQQLCTPEFDTVLMEVQMKYYCLSAVAALLKYLEFSQNSLYPAKSLKVVFKGSEQTAMIDWASASNLELVINNSNHRSNHTLLGVLNHTKTAGGARRLRSSILEPLMDADTINIRLDSVQEMLLNEELFFGLKDAVSHFLDIDQLLSVLVRVPKQQTIQAAEAKITHVIQLKHTLNLVPRLTTVLSNCHTALLKAYSASLNDHRFDLILKQIHTVISDNTSYVRGVLDMRTQKCFAVRPNINEFLDIARRAYAEIVEDIAGLVDLMSEKYGAPMRTSFSSSRGFFIQMKRHVNAFPDGRLPAEFIKVTKNKDSYAFTTDDLVKLNDRCNHALREIYHMSSVVVGRLLSTIHENIHCLYKLSEAVSMLDMLLSLANACTLSDYVRPEFTDTLAIKGGRHPILERMSVQQTVANNSFISEGSNFIIITGPNMSGKSTYLKQVALCQIMAQIGSFVPAEYASFRVADQIFTRIGVEDDLENKCSSFMVEMKEVSYIFRNVNDRSLIIIDELGRSTSAEDGFGICLAICELLMGLKAFTLFATHFLELCQSLESLHPNVEVQQMEVQHTRDADTGAESVVYTHTLTQGCTEERHYGLHAAGLTSLPASAIQEAKTIACNIKQQFLDKLVKDAEAQKERAHYQLATRLQQAARNSRLDPDSLREYLRGLKTQYEAELQAVDEAEPEDTA; encoded by the exons ATGCTGTGCAGCAGCACCGAGAACGCGACCACCGGCGACAGCTCCGACAGTGGGGGAGCGGTGTGGACTCAGGTGTCAGCCTCTGACCAACCACCCGCAGAGTCCACCTCCAACATCCCGGGATCCGCTTCTTCCTCGGTCTCCCCTCACCCGCGTTTGCCAGCACTCcccacagcagcaacag GAAGGTTCCAGTTACCGAATCCTTCTTTCCTGTCTCTTACATCGGACAGCTCCTCCCGCCGCCATGTTGGAACACCCAGGGCACGAGCCACGCCCGGTTCATCCGGAGGCCCCCGCGCCCAGACGCCAGCCTCCGGCCACGCTG GTGCCAGTTGCTCCTCTGCGACCTCAGCATCTGGGGCCTCTGTGGTGGTGGCGGTGGTGGAGGGCAGCGGTCTGGCCAGGGGCCAGATCGGCATGGCCAGTCTGGACCTCAGATGTCCAGAGCTCATCGTGTCTCAGTTTGCAGACACCGGAACTTATGCCAAA GTCATCACAAAGCTGAACATCCTGGTTCCCAAGGAGATACTGATGCCAGACACTGCTTCTGACAGAGGCAAGGGGAGCAAACTATTCAACCTCATCACACAGAACTTCCAG GGAGTTGCTTTCACTGCGATCCGGAGGAAATACTTTAATGAGAAGAAAGGTCTGGAGTACATTCAGCAGCTGTGCACTCCGGAATTTGACACTGTGCTTATGGAAGTGCAAATGAA ATACTATTGCCTGTCCGCTGTGGCCGCGCTCCTCAAATACCTGGAGTTCAGTCAGAATAGTCTGTACCCGGCCAAGTCCCTCAAAGTGGTCTTCAAGGGGAGCGAGCAGACCGCCATGATTGACTGGGCCTCTGCTTCCAACTTGGAGCTGGTGATCAACAACAGCAACCACAG AAGCAACCACACTCTGCTCGGTGTGCTCAACCACACCAAGACAGCCGGAGGAGCGAGGCGGCTGCGCTCTTCCATTCTGGAGCCCCTGATGGATGCGGACACCATCAACATTCGCTTGGACTCGGTTCAAGAAATGCTGCTGAACGAAGAGCTTTTCTTTGGACTGAAAGACG CCGTCAGTCACTTCCTGGACATCGACCAGCTGCTCTCCGTTCTTGTCCGCGTCCCCAAACAGCAGACT ATCCAGGCGGCCGAGGCGAAGATCACACATGTCATCCAGCTGAAGCACACGCTGAACCTGGTGCCCCGATTaaca ACTGTGCTGAGCAACTGCCACACTGCCCTGCTAAAAGCTTACAGCGCGTCCCTGAACGACCACAG ATTCGACCTGATCCTGAAGCAGATCCACACCGTGATCTCCGACAACACCAGCTACGTGAGAGGGGTCCTCGACATGCGCACCCAGAAATGCTTTGCCGTGCGGCCGAACATCAACGAGTTCCTGGACATCGCCCGGCGAGCCTACGCGGAGATTGTGGAAGACATTGCAG GCCTAGTGGACCTGATGTCTGAGAAGTACGGCGCACCTATGAGGACCAGCTTCAGCTCTTCCCGAGGCTTCTTCATTCAAATGAAGCGGCATGTGAACGCTTTTCCCGATGGCAGACTTCCTGCTGAGTTCATCAAG GTGACCAAGAACAAAGATAGCTATGCCTTCACCACCGATGACCTGGTGAAGCTGAACGACCGCTGCAACCACGCCCTGAGAGAGATCTACCACATGTCCTCCGT GGTGGTGGGTCGCCTGCTCAGCACCATCCATGAGAACATCCACTGCCTCTACAAGCTCTCGGAGGCCGTCTCCATGCTGGACATGCTGCTGTCACTGGCCAACGCCTGCACCCTGTCTGACTACG TCCGCCCTGAGTTCACCGACACGCTGGCCATCAAAGGAGGTCGACACCCCATTCTGGAGCGCATGTCTGTCCAGCAGACGGTGGCCAACAACAGCTTCATCTCCGAGGGCAGCAACTTTATCATCATCACCGGGCCCAACATGAGCGGCAAATCCACCTATCTcaagcaggtggcgctgtgccAGATCATGGCTCAGATCG GCTCCTTCGTCCCGGCGGAATACGCCTCTTTCCGTGTGGCAGATCAGATCTTCACCCGGATCGGAGTGGAAGATGACCTGGAAAACAAGTGCTCCTCCTTCatggtggagatgaaggag GTCTCCTACATCTTCCGCAACGTCAACGACCGCTCTCTTATCATCATCGATGAGTTGGGGCGGAGCACCAGTGCCGAGGATGGCTTCGGCATCTGCCTCGCCATCTGCGAGTTGCTCATGGGCTTAAAG GCGTTCACTCTTTTCGCCACTCACTTCCTGGAGCTGTGCCAGTCCCTGGAGTCTCTGCACCCAAACGTGGAGGTCCAGCAGATGGAGGTGCAGCACACCCGGGATGCTGACACGGGAGCTGAGAGTGTGGTGTACACGCACACGCTGACCCAAGGCTGCACTGAGGAGAGGCATTATG GTTTGCATGCAGCAGgactgacgtcacttcctgccAGTGCAATCCAGGAAGCCAAGACAATAGCATGCAACATCAAGCAGCAGTTTTTG GACAAACTTGTGAAAGATGCAGAGGCACAGAAAGAGAGAGCACATTACCAGCTAGCCACTCGCCTCCAGCAGGCAGCCAGGAACTCCCGACTGGACCCGGACAGCCTGAGGGAGTATCTGAGGGGCCTGAAGACACAGTACGAGGCCGAGCTACAGGCCGTCGACGAAGCAGAGCCTGAGGACACGGCCTAG
- the msh4 gene encoding mutS protein homolog 4 isoform X3: MLCSSTENATTGDSSDSGGAVWTQVSASDQPPAESTSNIPGSASSSVSPHPRLPALPTAATGRFQLPNPSFLSLTSDSSSRRHVGTPRARATPGSSGGPRAQTPASGHAGASCSSATSASGASVVVAVVEGSGLARGQIGMASLDLRCPELIVSQFADTGTYAKVITKLNILVPKEILMPDTASDRGKGSKLFNLITQNFQGVAFTAIRRKYFNEKKGLEYIQQLCTPEFDTVLMEVQMKYYCLSAVAALLKYLEFSQNSLYPAKSLKVVFKGSEQTAMIDWASASNLELVINNSNHRSNHTLLGVLNHTKTAGGARRLRSSILEPLMDADTINIRLDSVQEMLLNEELFFGLKDAVSHFLDIDQLLSVLVRVPKQQTIQAAEAKITHVIQLKHTLNLTVLSNCHTALLKAYSASLNDHRFDLILKQIHTVISDNTSYVRGVLDMRTQKCFAVRPNINEFLDIARRAYAEIVEDIAGLVDLMSEKYGAPMRTSFSSSRGFFIQMKRHVNAFPDGRLPAEFIKVTKNKDSYAFTTDDLVKLNDRCNHALREIYHMSSVVVGRLLSTIHENIHCLYKLSEAVSMLDMLLSLANACTLSDYVRPEFTDTLAIKGGRHPILERMSVQQTVANNSFISEGSNFIIITGPNMSGKSTYLKQVALCQIMAQIGSFVPAEYASFRVADQIFTRIGVEDDLENKCSSFMVEMKEVSYIFRNVNDRSLIIIDELGRSTSAEDGFGICLAICELLMGLKAFTLFATHFLELCQSLESLHPNVEVQQMEVQHTRDADTGAESVVYTHTLTQGCTEERHYGLHAAGLTSLPASAIQEAKTIACNIKQQFLDKLVKDAEAQKERAHYQLATRLQQAARNSRLDPDSLREYLRGLKTQYEAELQAVDEAEPEDTA, from the exons ATGCTGTGCAGCAGCACCGAGAACGCGACCACCGGCGACAGCTCCGACAGTGGGGGAGCGGTGTGGACTCAGGTGTCAGCCTCTGACCAACCACCCGCAGAGTCCACCTCCAACATCCCGGGATCCGCTTCTTCCTCGGTCTCCCCTCACCCGCGTTTGCCAGCACTCcccacagcagcaacag GAAGGTTCCAGTTACCGAATCCTTCTTTCCTGTCTCTTACATCGGACAGCTCCTCCCGCCGCCATGTTGGAACACCCAGGGCACGAGCCACGCCCGGTTCATCCGGAGGCCCCCGCGCCCAGACGCCAGCCTCCGGCCACGCTG GTGCCAGTTGCTCCTCTGCGACCTCAGCATCTGGGGCCTCTGTGGTGGTGGCGGTGGTGGAGGGCAGCGGTCTGGCCAGGGGCCAGATCGGCATGGCCAGTCTGGACCTCAGATGTCCAGAGCTCATCGTGTCTCAGTTTGCAGACACCGGAACTTATGCCAAA GTCATCACAAAGCTGAACATCCTGGTTCCCAAGGAGATACTGATGCCAGACACTGCTTCTGACAGAGGCAAGGGGAGCAAACTATTCAACCTCATCACACAGAACTTCCAG GGAGTTGCTTTCACTGCGATCCGGAGGAAATACTTTAATGAGAAGAAAGGTCTGGAGTACATTCAGCAGCTGTGCACTCCGGAATTTGACACTGTGCTTATGGAAGTGCAAATGAA ATACTATTGCCTGTCCGCTGTGGCCGCGCTCCTCAAATACCTGGAGTTCAGTCAGAATAGTCTGTACCCGGCCAAGTCCCTCAAAGTGGTCTTCAAGGGGAGCGAGCAGACCGCCATGATTGACTGGGCCTCTGCTTCCAACTTGGAGCTGGTGATCAACAACAGCAACCACAG AAGCAACCACACTCTGCTCGGTGTGCTCAACCACACCAAGACAGCCGGAGGAGCGAGGCGGCTGCGCTCTTCCATTCTGGAGCCCCTGATGGATGCGGACACCATCAACATTCGCTTGGACTCGGTTCAAGAAATGCTGCTGAACGAAGAGCTTTTCTTTGGACTGAAAGACG CCGTCAGTCACTTCCTGGACATCGACCAGCTGCTCTCCGTTCTTGTCCGCGTCCCCAAACAGCAGACT ATCCAGGCGGCCGAGGCGAAGATCACACATGTCATCCAGCTGAAGCACACGCTGAACCTG ACTGTGCTGAGCAACTGCCACACTGCCCTGCTAAAAGCTTACAGCGCGTCCCTGAACGACCACAG ATTCGACCTGATCCTGAAGCAGATCCACACCGTGATCTCCGACAACACCAGCTACGTGAGAGGGGTCCTCGACATGCGCACCCAGAAATGCTTTGCCGTGCGGCCGAACATCAACGAGTTCCTGGACATCGCCCGGCGAGCCTACGCGGAGATTGTGGAAGACATTGCAG GCCTAGTGGACCTGATGTCTGAGAAGTACGGCGCACCTATGAGGACCAGCTTCAGCTCTTCCCGAGGCTTCTTCATTCAAATGAAGCGGCATGTGAACGCTTTTCCCGATGGCAGACTTCCTGCTGAGTTCATCAAG GTGACCAAGAACAAAGATAGCTATGCCTTCACCACCGATGACCTGGTGAAGCTGAACGACCGCTGCAACCACGCCCTGAGAGAGATCTACCACATGTCCTCCGT GGTGGTGGGTCGCCTGCTCAGCACCATCCATGAGAACATCCACTGCCTCTACAAGCTCTCGGAGGCCGTCTCCATGCTGGACATGCTGCTGTCACTGGCCAACGCCTGCACCCTGTCTGACTACG TCCGCCCTGAGTTCACCGACACGCTGGCCATCAAAGGAGGTCGACACCCCATTCTGGAGCGCATGTCTGTCCAGCAGACGGTGGCCAACAACAGCTTCATCTCCGAGGGCAGCAACTTTATCATCATCACCGGGCCCAACATGAGCGGCAAATCCACCTATCTcaagcaggtggcgctgtgccAGATCATGGCTCAGATCG GCTCCTTCGTCCCGGCGGAATACGCCTCTTTCCGTGTGGCAGATCAGATCTTCACCCGGATCGGAGTGGAAGATGACCTGGAAAACAAGTGCTCCTCCTTCatggtggagatgaaggag GTCTCCTACATCTTCCGCAACGTCAACGACCGCTCTCTTATCATCATCGATGAGTTGGGGCGGAGCACCAGTGCCGAGGATGGCTTCGGCATCTGCCTCGCCATCTGCGAGTTGCTCATGGGCTTAAAG GCGTTCACTCTTTTCGCCACTCACTTCCTGGAGCTGTGCCAGTCCCTGGAGTCTCTGCACCCAAACGTGGAGGTCCAGCAGATGGAGGTGCAGCACACCCGGGATGCTGACACGGGAGCTGAGAGTGTGGTGTACACGCACACGCTGACCCAAGGCTGCACTGAGGAGAGGCATTATG GTTTGCATGCAGCAGgactgacgtcacttcctgccAGTGCAATCCAGGAAGCCAAGACAATAGCATGCAACATCAAGCAGCAGTTTTTG GACAAACTTGTGAAAGATGCAGAGGCACAGAAAGAGAGAGCACATTACCAGCTAGCCACTCGCCTCCAGCAGGCAGCCAGGAACTCCCGACTGGACCCGGACAGCCTGAGGGAGTATCTGAGGGGCCTGAAGACACAGTACGAGGCCGAGCTACAGGCCGTCGACGAAGCAGAGCCTGAGGACACGGCCTAG